One genomic window of Micromonospora sp. WMMD1128 includes the following:
- a CDS encoding discoidin domain-containing protein → MSRFRTRMVAVLAAVGLAVTAAPATPAHAAGGPNLAAGRPASASSVNGPYAAGNLTDGDQGSYWESSGALPQWAQVDLGASRAVDQVVLKLPAAWEARNQTLSVQASADGSGFTTVVASAARSFSPAAGNTVTLGFTATNARYLRVVITANTGWAAAQLAELEVYGTASSSTNLALGRTMTESGHSDVYGAGNANDGNAATYWESPNNAFPQWIQADLGAATSVNRLVLRLPTGWGARHQTLTVQGSTNGSTFGTLVASASYGFDPAGGNTVTVTVPTASTRYLRLLFTANSAWPAGQLAELEIYGPATGDTQAPGAPGNLAFTEPTTGQVRLTWTASTDNVGVTGYDIYANGVLRTSVGGTTLTYTDTQPAGSTVSYHVRARDAAGNVSANSNTVTRTGNTGDTTAPTAPGNLAYTQPASGQIKLTWTASTDNVGVTGYEVWANGALRATVGGSTLTYTDTQPASATVSYQVRARDAAGNVSANSNTVTRTGSGTGGTNLAVGKPATASSVVHVFNAANAVDDDVATYWEGAPGAYPSTLTVALGANASISAVVVKLNPDPAWGARTQTFQVLGRDQSASGFTSLVSSATYSFNPNTGNTVTVPVSATAADVRLQFTANSGSSNGQVAELQVIGVPAPNPDLTVTALTAAPSAPVETDAITLSATVRNAGTAASAATSVNLYLGTTKVGTASVGALAAGASSTVSANIGARDAGSYPLTAKVDESNAVIEQNEANNSYTSPSALTVRPVDSSDLVASAVTWSPGTPAAGATVSFAVTLRNQGTIASAGGAHGITLTVLNDSGSVVRTLTGSYSGTIAAGATAGPVSLGTWTAANGRHTVRVVLADDANELPVKRQNNTSDRALFVGRGANLGYDMYEAEDGSVGGGAQVIGPNRIIGDLAGEASGRRAVTLNTTGAYVEWTTKSAANALVTRFSIPDAPGGGGIDSTLNVYVNGVLHKPISLTSKHIWLYGAEAAPSDSPSAGAPRHLYDEANVLLNSTVPAGSRIRLQKDPANSTTYAIDFVNTELVSPRANPDPTRYKVPTGFSHADVQNALDAVRMDTTGTFVGVYLPAGTYETAQKLQVYGKAVKVVGAGMWYTRFQTPTNQQNTDAGFRVESSASGSTFAHLAFFGNYTNRIDGPGKVWGELKDVDDLTLDSVWVEHTVCAYWGVSVDGLTIRDSRFRNTFADAVNMTNGSTNALVTNSEGRSNGDDAFALFSATDQGGSGGNHGNVFENLTATLTWRAAGIAVYGGYDNIFRNLYIADQLTYSGITISSLDFGYPFVGFGANPPTRFENISLIRSGGHFWGAQTFPAMWLFSASKEFRGIRVTDVDIVDPTYSGIMFQTKYTGSQPENPITDTVLTNVSISGARRSGDAFDAKSGIGIWVNEMPEAGQGPAVGSATFTNLRLSDNAQDIRNTTSTFTITRN, encoded by the coding sequence ATGTCCAGATTCCGTACCAGAATGGTCGCGGTGCTCGCCGCGGTCGGCCTGGCCGTCACCGCGGCGCCCGCCACACCGGCCCACGCGGCCGGCGGCCCGAACCTCGCCGCCGGCCGCCCCGCGAGCGCCAGCAGCGTCAACGGCCCCTACGCCGCCGGCAACCTGACCGACGGCGACCAGGGCAGCTACTGGGAGAGCAGCGGCGCGCTGCCGCAGTGGGCGCAGGTCGACCTCGGCGCCAGCCGCGCCGTCGACCAGGTGGTGCTCAAACTCCCGGCCGCCTGGGAGGCCCGCAACCAGACGCTGTCCGTGCAGGCCAGCGCCGACGGCAGCGGCTTCACCACGGTCGTCGCCTCCGCCGCCCGCTCGTTCAGCCCCGCCGCCGGCAACACGGTGACGCTCGGCTTCACCGCCACCAACGCCCGCTACCTGCGCGTCGTGATCACCGCGAACACCGGCTGGGCCGCCGCGCAGCTCGCCGAGCTGGAGGTCTACGGCACGGCCAGTTCGTCGACGAACCTGGCGCTCGGCCGGACGATGACCGAGAGCGGCCACTCCGACGTGTACGGGGCCGGCAACGCCAACGACGGCAACGCGGCCACCTACTGGGAGAGCCCGAACAACGCCTTCCCGCAGTGGATCCAGGCCGACCTGGGCGCCGCCACCAGCGTCAACCGGCTGGTGCTGCGGCTACCGACCGGCTGGGGCGCGCGCCACCAGACGCTCACCGTGCAGGGCAGCACCAACGGCTCGACGTTCGGCACGCTCGTCGCGTCCGCGTCGTACGGGTTCGACCCGGCCGGGGGCAACACGGTGACCGTCACCGTGCCCACCGCGTCCACCCGCTACCTGCGGCTGCTGTTCACCGCGAACAGCGCGTGGCCCGCCGGGCAGCTCGCCGAGCTGGAGATCTACGGCCCGGCGACCGGCGACACCCAGGCGCCGGGCGCGCCCGGCAACCTGGCGTTCACCGAGCCCACCACCGGCCAGGTCCGGCTGACCTGGACCGCGTCCACCGACAACGTCGGCGTCACCGGCTACGACATCTACGCCAACGGCGTGCTGCGCACCAGCGTCGGCGGCACCACGCTCACGTACACCGACACCCAGCCCGCCGGCAGCACCGTGTCGTACCACGTCCGGGCCCGGGACGCGGCCGGGAACGTGTCCGCGAACAGCAACACGGTGACCCGCACCGGCAACACCGGCGACACCACCGCGCCGACCGCGCCCGGCAACCTGGCCTACACCCAGCCGGCGAGCGGGCAGATCAAACTGACCTGGACCGCGTCCACCGACAACGTCGGGGTCACCGGCTACGAGGTGTGGGCCAACGGCGCGCTGCGTGCCACGGTGGGCGGCTCCACGCTGACGTACACCGACACCCAGCCGGCCAGCGCCACCGTCTCCTACCAGGTGCGGGCCCGCGACGCGGCCGGCAACGTGTCGGCGAACAGCAACACCGTCACCCGTACCGGCAGCGGCACCGGCGGCACCAACCTGGCCGTCGGCAAGCCGGCCACCGCCTCGTCCGTGGTGCACGTGTTCAACGCCGCGAACGCGGTCGACGACGACGTCGCCACCTACTGGGAGGGCGCGCCCGGCGCGTACCCGAGCACGCTCACCGTGGCGCTCGGCGCCAACGCCAGCATCAGCGCCGTGGTGGTGAAGCTCAACCCGGACCCGGCGTGGGGCGCGCGCACCCAGACGTTCCAGGTGCTCGGCCGGGACCAGTCCGCGTCCGGGTTCACCAGCCTGGTCAGCTCCGCGACGTACTCCTTCAACCCGAACACCGGCAACACCGTGACCGTCCCCGTCTCGGCGACCGCCGCGGACGTGCGGTTGCAGTTCACCGCGAACTCCGGCTCCTCCAACGGCCAGGTCGCGGAACTCCAGGTGATCGGCGTGCCGGCGCCCAACCCGGACCTCACCGTCACCGCGCTCACGGCCGCGCCGTCCGCGCCGGTCGAGACCGACGCGATCACCCTGTCCGCCACCGTGCGCAACGCCGGCACCGCCGCGTCCGCCGCCACGAGCGTCAACCTCTACCTGGGTACGACGAAGGTCGGCACCGCCTCGGTCGGCGCGCTCGCGGCCGGCGCGTCGAGCACCGTCTCGGCGAACATCGGCGCGCGTGACGCCGGCAGCTACCCGCTCACCGCCAAGGTCGACGAGTCGAACGCGGTGATCGAGCAGAACGAGGCGAACAACTCCTACACCAGCCCGAGCGCCTTGACGGTCCGCCCGGTGGACAGCTCCGACCTGGTGGCCTCCGCGGTGACCTGGTCGCCGGGCACGCCGGCGGCCGGCGCGACGGTCAGTTTCGCGGTGACGCTGCGCAACCAGGGCACGATCGCCTCGGCGGGCGGCGCGCACGGCATCACGCTCACCGTGCTCAACGACTCGGGTTCCGTGGTCCGCACGCTCACCGGCTCGTACTCCGGCACGATCGCCGCCGGGGCCACCGCCGGCCCGGTGTCGCTCGGCACCTGGACCGCCGCCAACGGCCGCCACACCGTGCGGGTGGTGCTCGCCGACGACGCCAACGAGCTGCCGGTGAAACGGCAGAACAACACGAGTGACCGGGCGCTGTTCGTCGGTCGCGGGGCGAACCTGGGCTACGACATGTACGAGGCCGAGGACGGCTCGGTCGGCGGCGGCGCGCAGGTGATCGGACCGAACCGCATCATCGGCGACCTGGCCGGCGAGGCGTCCGGCCGGCGGGCGGTCACCCTCAACACCACCGGCGCGTACGTCGAGTGGACCACCAAGTCGGCCGCGAACGCCCTGGTCACCCGCTTCTCCATCCCGGACGCCCCGGGTGGCGGCGGGATCGACTCGACGCTCAACGTCTACGTCAACGGGGTGCTGCACAAGCCGATCAGCCTCACCTCGAAGCACATCTGGCTCTACGGCGCGGAGGCCGCGCCGAGCGACTCACCGAGCGCGGGCGCGCCCCGGCACCTCTACGACGAGGCGAACGTGCTGCTGAACTCCACCGTCCCGGCGGGCAGCCGGATCCGGCTCCAGAAGGACCCGGCGAACAGCACCACGTACGCGATCGACTTCGTCAACACCGAGCTGGTGTCGCCCCGGGCGAACCCGGACCCGACCCGCTACAAGGTGCCGACCGGGTTCAGCCACGCCGACGTGCAGAACGCGCTCGACGCGGTGCGGATGGACACCACGGGCACGTTCGTCGGCGTCTACCTGCCCGCCGGCACCTACGAGACCGCGCAGAAACTCCAGGTGTACGGCAAGGCGGTGAAGGTCGTCGGCGCGGGCATGTGGTACACCCGCTTCCAGACGCCCACCAACCAGCAGAACACCGACGCCGGGTTCCGGGTGGAGTCCTCGGCCAGCGGTTCGACCTTCGCCCACCTGGCGTTCTTCGGCAACTACACCAACCGGATCGACGGTCCGGGCAAGGTGTGGGGCGAGCTGAAGGACGTGGACGACCTGACGCTCGACAGCGTCTGGGTCGAGCACACCGTCTGCGCGTACTGGGGGGTGAGCGTGGACGGGCTGACCATCCGGGACAGCCGGTTCCGCAACACCTTCGCCGACGCGGTGAACATGACCAACGGCAGCACCAACGCCCTGGTCACCAACTCGGAGGGCCGCTCCAACGGCGACGACGCGTTCGCGTTGTTCTCCGCCACCGACCAGGGCGGCTCGGGCGGCAACCACGGCAACGTGTTCGAGAACCTGACCGCCACGCTCACCTGGCGGGCGGCGGGCATCGCCGTGTACGGCGGCTACGACAACATCTTCCGCAACCTCTACATCGCCGACCAGTTGACGTACTCGGGCATCACCATCAGCTCGCTGGACTTCGGCTACCCGTTCGTCGGGTTCGGCGCCAACCCGCCCACCCGGTTCGAGAACATCTCGCTGATCCGGTCCGGCGGGCACTTCTGGGGCGCGCAGACGTTCCCGGCGATGTGGCTGTTCTCCGCGTCCAAGGAGTTCCGCGGCATCCGGGTGACCGACGTCGACATCGTCGACCCGACGTACTCGGGGATCATGTTCCAGACCAAGTACACCGGCAGCCAGCCGGAGAACCCGATCACCGACACGGTGCTGACGAACGTCTCGATCTCCGGGGCGCGGCGCAGCGGTGACGCCTTCGACGCGAAGTCCGGCATCGGCATCTGGGTCAACGAGATGCCCGAGGCGGGCCAGGGGCCGGCGGTCGGCTCCGCGACCTTCACCAACCTGCGCCTGAGCGACAACGCCCAGGACATCCGCAACACCACCAGCACGTTCACCATCACCCGCAACTGA
- a CDS encoding discoidin domain-containing protein, with translation MAEYRTTHRHRRTGLAALAAAALAASTLTVVALTSTATPAQAAGLSPFDISGRGATVPFREQEAEQAAHNGTRIGPDRRYGTLPSEASGREAVTLDAVGEYVEFTLAAPANAVTFRYSLPDNAAGTGRDASIDLRANGTLVKAVPVTSRYGWFYGGYPFNNNPGDTNPHHFYDETRTMFGTTYPAGTKIRLQVSSTAQSPTFTIDLADFELVGSPIAKPSGALDVVTDFGADPTGGTDSTAKFQAAVDAGKAQGKTVWIPAGTFTLWDHVVVDGVTLRGAGPWYSVLGGRHPTDRKRAAGIYGKYVPGGGYSGEIRSHEAGGPSRNVTLRDFAIIGDIRERVDEDQVNAIGGAMTDSVVDNLWLQHTKVGAWMDGPMDNFTIRNSRILDQTADGVNFHWGVTNSTVTNTFVRNTGDDGLAMWAQSVPNVGNSFTHNTVGVTILANHLVTYGGRNITIADNVTADSVTNGGGIHVANRYPGVTGSTAVAGTITVARNTLIRNGNSDYNWNFGVGAIWFSALNEPIQGAAINVTDTDILDSSYAALHWIEGQTSGISFTNVRIDGAGTYALQVQAPSQVSFTNVRATNIAQANPMHNCVGSGFQITQGSGNSGWYTATPYCGPWPQPQWGNGPSSPPPTSVPPTTVPPTTAPPTTAPPTTAPPTTAPPTTPPPAGGNLAQGRPATATSVNQVYAAGNAVDGNAASYWESANSAFPQSLTVDLGASRTVDRVVLKLPAGWERRTETLSVLGSTDGSTFTTLAASAGRVFDPAAGNSVSIALPSGARRYVRVTVTGNTGWPAAQLSELEVYGGGTTTPPPTTTPPPTTAPPTGNLAAGRPVAETSHADVYGAGNTVDGNATTYWESANNAFPQSVTVDLGSARPVARVVLKLPPSAAWQTRTQTVTVLGSTDGSSFATLKAAAGYTFDPAGGNSVSIALPSGDRRFVRLTFTGNTGWPAGQLSEFEVYAS, from the coding sequence ATGGCCGAGTACCGCACCACGCACCGCCACCGCAGGACCGGGCTGGCGGCCCTGGCCGCCGCCGCGCTCGCCGCCTCGACACTCACCGTCGTGGCGTTGACCTCCACCGCGACCCCGGCGCAGGCCGCCGGGCTGTCCCCGTTCGACATCTCCGGCCGCGGCGCCACCGTGCCGTTCCGGGAGCAGGAGGCGGAGCAGGCCGCCCACAACGGCACGAGGATCGGCCCGGACCGCCGCTACGGCACGCTGCCGTCGGAGGCGTCCGGCCGGGAGGCGGTCACCCTCGACGCGGTCGGGGAGTACGTCGAGTTCACGCTCGCCGCCCCGGCGAACGCGGTCACCTTCCGCTACAGCCTGCCGGACAACGCCGCCGGCACCGGCCGCGACGCCAGCATCGACCTGCGCGCGAACGGCACGCTGGTCAAGGCCGTCCCGGTGACCTCCCGGTACGGCTGGTTCTACGGCGGGTACCCGTTCAACAACAACCCGGGCGACACCAACCCGCACCACTTCTACGACGAGACGCGGACGATGTTCGGCACCACCTATCCGGCCGGCACGAAGATCCGGCTCCAGGTGTCGTCGACCGCGCAGTCGCCCACGTTCACCATCGACCTGGCCGACTTCGAGCTGGTCGGGTCGCCGATCGCCAAGCCGTCCGGCGCGCTCGACGTGGTCACCGACTTCGGCGCGGACCCGACCGGCGGCACCGACTCGACCGCGAAGTTCCAGGCCGCGGTGGACGCCGGGAAGGCGCAGGGGAAGACGGTGTGGATCCCGGCCGGCACGTTCACGCTCTGGGACCACGTGGTGGTCGACGGCGTGACGCTGCGCGGCGCCGGGCCGTGGTATTCGGTGCTCGGCGGCCGGCACCCCACCGACCGCAAGCGGGCCGCCGGCATCTACGGCAAGTACGTGCCGGGCGGCGGCTACTCCGGTGAGATCCGCTCGCACGAGGCCGGCGGGCCGAGCCGCAACGTGACGCTGCGGGACTTCGCCATCATCGGCGACATCCGCGAACGGGTGGACGAGGACCAGGTGAACGCGATCGGCGGCGCGATGACCGACTCGGTGGTGGACAACCTGTGGTTGCAGCACACCAAGGTCGGCGCGTGGATGGACGGGCCGATGGACAACTTCACCATCCGCAACAGCCGGATCCTCGACCAGACCGCGGACGGGGTGAACTTCCACTGGGGGGTCACCAACTCCACGGTCACCAACACGTTCGTCCGCAACACCGGCGACGACGGCCTGGCCATGTGGGCGCAGAGCGTGCCGAACGTGGGCAACTCGTTCACCCACAACACGGTCGGCGTGACGATCCTGGCGAACCACCTGGTCACGTACGGCGGGCGCAACATCACCATCGCGGACAACGTGACCGCCGACTCGGTGACCAACGGCGGCGGCATCCACGTGGCGAACCGCTATCCCGGGGTGACCGGATCGACGGCGGTGGCCGGCACCATCACGGTCGCCCGCAACACGCTGATCCGCAACGGCAACTCCGACTACAACTGGAACTTCGGGGTGGGCGCGATCTGGTTCTCGGCGCTCAACGAGCCGATCCAGGGCGCGGCGATCAACGTCACCGACACCGACATCCTGGACAGCTCCTACGCGGCGCTGCACTGGATCGAGGGACAGACCAGCGGGATCAGCTTCACCAACGTCCGGATCGACGGCGCGGGCACGTACGCGCTCCAGGTGCAGGCGCCCAGCCAGGTCAGCTTCACGAACGTGCGGGCCACGAACATCGCCCAGGCCAACCCGATGCACAACTGCGTGGGCAGCGGCTTCCAGATCACCCAGGGCAGCGGCAACTCCGGCTGGTACACGGCCACCCCGTACTGCGGTCCGTGGCCGCAGCCGCAGTGGGGCAACGGCCCGTCGAGCCCGCCGCCGACGAGCGTGCCCCCGACCACCGTGCCGCCGACCACGGCCCCGCCGACCACGGCCCCGCCGACCACGGCCCCGCCGACCACCGCGCCGCCGACCACCCCGCCGCCGGCCGGCGGCAACCTCGCCCAGGGACGCCCGGCGACCGCCACGAGCGTCAACCAGGTGTACGCCGCGGGCAACGCGGTCGACGGCAACGCGGCCAGCTACTGGGAGAGCGCCAACAGCGCGTTCCCGCAGTCGCTGACCGTCGACCTCGGCGCGTCGCGCACGGTCGACCGGGTGGTGCTGAAGCTCCCGGCCGGCTGGGAACGCCGCACCGAGACGCTGTCCGTGCTCGGCTCCACCGACGGCTCCACGTTCACCACACTCGCCGCGTCGGCGGGCCGGGTGTTCGACCCGGCGGCCGGCAACAGCGTGTCGATCGCGCTGCCGTCCGGCGCCCGCCGGTACGTCCGGGTCACCGTCACCGGCAACACCGGCTGGCCGGCGGCCCAGCTCTCCGAGCTGGAGGTGTACGGCGGCGGCACGACCACCCCGCCGCCCACCACCACCCCGCCGCCGACCACCGCGCCGCCGACCGGGAACCTGGCCGCCGGCCGCCCGGTCGCGGAGACCAGCCACGCCGACGTGTACGGCGCCGGCAACACCGTCGACGGCAACGCCACCACCTACTGGGAGAGCGCCAACAACGCCTTCCCGCAGTCGGTGACCGTCGACCTGGGCAGCGCCCGGCCGGTGGCCCGGGTGGTGCTCAAGCTGCCACCGTCGGCGGCGTGGCAGACCCGCACCCAGACGGTGACCGTGCTCGGCTCCACCGACGGCTCGTCGTTCGCCACGCTCAAGGCGGCGGCCGGCTACACGTTCGACCCGGCGGGCGGCAACAGCGTGTCGATCGCGCTGCCCTCCGGTGACCGCCGCTTCGTGCGGCTGACCTTCACCGGCAACACCGGCTGGCCGGCCGGCCAGCTCTCCGAGTTCGAGGTCTACGCCTCCTGA
- a CDS encoding glycoside hydrolase family 13 protein, whose translation MVDSSPWWRSAVIYQVYPRSFADGNGDGIGDVAGIRSRLDHLAALGVDAIWYSPWYPSPMADAGYDVSDYRDIDPVFGTLGEVEALITEAHALGIRTIVDVVPNHCSDAHPWFRAALAGGPDAPERELFWFRAGRGPGGDLPPTDWTGEFGGPTWTRTTDPDGTPGDWYLHLFAPQQPDFNWDHPRVRAEFEDILRFWFDRGVDGIRIDSAGLLVKDGTLPEVHPDRPHPFRDLDGVHDVYRAWRRIADSYPGQRALVGEVWLPDRQRFANYLRPDELHTAFNFDFLGCAWDAVALRESIDGTLAAHAPVGAPATWVLSNHDVTRHVTRYGRADTTFSFAAKREGIPTDLELGTRRARAAALLSLALPGAAYVYQGEELGLWEVEDIPYELRQDPMWERSGRVDPGRDGCRVPLPWQGDTPPFGFSPDGATVAPWLPQPADWKDRTVRAQAGDPHSMLELYRAALALRRASPSLGDGALTWLPAPDRVLAFAREPGLTCVVNLGDEAVPLPAYDRLLLASGPLDDDRLPADTAVWLRTRSA comes from the coding sequence ATGGTCGACAGCAGCCCGTGGTGGCGCTCAGCGGTGATCTACCAGGTCTACCCGCGTAGCTTCGCCGACGGCAACGGCGACGGGATCGGCGACGTCGCCGGCATCCGGTCCCGCCTGGACCACCTCGCGGCGCTCGGCGTCGACGCGATCTGGTACAGCCCCTGGTATCCCTCGCCGATGGCCGACGCCGGCTACGACGTGTCCGACTACCGCGACATCGACCCGGTCTTCGGCACCCTCGGCGAGGTGGAGGCGCTGATCACCGAGGCGCACGCGCTCGGCATCCGGACCATCGTCGACGTGGTGCCCAACCACTGCTCGGACGCGCACCCGTGGTTCCGGGCCGCGCTTGCCGGCGGCCCGGACGCGCCGGAACGGGAGCTGTTCTGGTTCCGCGCCGGGCGCGGCCCCGGTGGCGACCTCCCGCCCACCGACTGGACCGGCGAGTTCGGCGGCCCCACCTGGACCCGCACCACCGACCCGGACGGCACCCCCGGCGACTGGTACCTGCACCTGTTCGCCCCGCAGCAACCGGACTTCAACTGGGACCACCCCCGGGTCCGCGCCGAGTTCGAGGACATCCTGCGGTTCTGGTTCGACCGCGGGGTGGACGGCATCCGGATCGACTCGGCCGGCCTGCTGGTCAAGGACGGCACGCTGCCCGAGGTCCACCCGGACCGGCCGCACCCGTTCCGCGACCTGGACGGCGTGCACGACGTCTACCGCGCCTGGCGGCGGATCGCCGACAGCTACCCGGGCCAGCGGGCGCTGGTCGGCGAGGTGTGGCTGCCGGACCGGCAGCGGTTCGCCAACTACCTGCGCCCGGACGAGTTGCACACCGCGTTCAACTTCGACTTCCTCGGCTGCGCCTGGGACGCCGTCGCGCTGCGGGAGAGCATCGACGGCACGCTCGCCGCGCACGCGCCGGTCGGCGCGCCGGCCACCTGGGTGCTGTCGAACCACGACGTCACCCGGCACGTCACCCGCTACGGCCGGGCCGACACCACGTTCAGCTTCGCGGCCAAGCGCGAGGGCATCCCCACCGACCTGGAACTGGGCACCCGCCGGGCCCGGGCCGCCGCGCTGCTCTCCCTGGCGCTGCCCGGTGCCGCCTACGTCTACCAGGGCGAGGAGCTGGGGCTCTGGGAGGTCGAGGACATCCCGTACGAGCTGCGGCAGGACCCGATGTGGGAACGCTCCGGGCGGGTCGACCCGGGCCGCGACGGGTGCCGGGTGCCGCTGCCCTGGCAGGGCGACACGCCGCCGTTCGGGTTCAGCCCGGACGGCGCGACAGTCGCCCCCTGGCTGCCGCAGCCGGCGGACTGGAAGGACCGCACGGTCCGCGCCCAGGCCGGCGACCCGCACTCGATGCTGGAGCTGTACCGGGCGGCGCTGGCGCTGCGCCGGGCCTCACCGTCGCTCGGGGACGGCGCGTTGACCTGGCTGCCCGCACCCGACCGGGTCTTGGCGTTCGCCCGCGAACCCGGCCTCACCTGCGTGGTCAACCTCGGCGACGAGGCCGTGCCGCTGCCCGCGTACGACCGGCTGCTGCTGGCGAGCGGACCACTCGACGACGACCGGCTACCAGCGGACACCGCCGTCTGGTTGCGTACCCGATCGGCCTGA
- a CDS encoding carbohydrate ABC transporter permease, producing MAADLTTRTLISPAQLRRGRGRILYWAVLAVVVAVFTLVFLGPLYWMVTGALKSGQEIAQTPPSLFPRDPQPQNYVDAWTNLDLAKLLFNTFYYATGAVLFQLVFDTAAAYALSKLRPVLGGLILGMMLATLMIPAMVLIVPQYVTVIDLPIVHVNLLDSPFAIWLPLVANAFNIFLLKRFFDSIPEDLMSAAVMDGASPLRTLWSIVLPMSRPILGVVAIFAVTAVWKDFLWPKLVMPSPETRTVSVGIYAFAGGTPMNVVIAASVIAAIPTVVLFLIFQRNIMSGLTTGGLKG from the coding sequence ATGGCAGCCGACCTCACCACCCGTACCCTGATTTCCCCGGCCCAACTGCGGCGCGGTCGCGGCCGGATCCTCTACTGGGCCGTGCTCGCCGTCGTCGTGGCGGTCTTCACGCTCGTCTTCCTCGGCCCGCTCTACTGGATGGTCACCGGGGCGCTCAAGAGCGGCCAGGAGATCGCGCAGACCCCACCGTCGCTGTTTCCGCGCGACCCGCAGCCGCAGAACTACGTGGACGCCTGGACCAACCTCGACCTGGCGAAGCTGCTGTTCAACACGTTCTACTACGCCACCGGCGCGGTGCTGTTCCAGTTGGTGTTCGACACCGCGGCGGCGTACGCGCTGTCGAAGCTGCGCCCGGTGCTCGGCGGGCTGATCCTCGGCATGATGCTGGCGACGCTGATGATCCCGGCGATGGTGCTGATCGTGCCGCAGTACGTGACCGTGATCGACCTGCCGATCGTGCACGTCAACCTGCTCGACTCGCCGTTCGCGATCTGGTTGCCGCTGGTGGCCAACGCGTTCAACATTTTCCTGCTGAAGCGGTTCTTCGACTCGATCCCGGAGGACCTGATGTCGGCCGCGGTGATGGACGGCGCGTCGCCGCTGCGCACGCTCTGGTCGATCGTGCTGCCGATGTCCCGCCCGATCCTCGGCGTGGTCGCGATCTTCGCGGTGACGGCGGTCTGGAAGGACTTCCTCTGGCCGAAGCTGGTCATGCCGTCGCCGGAGACGCGCACGGTGAGCGTCGGCATCTACGCCTTCGCCGGCGGCACCCCGATGAACGTGGTGATCGCCGCCTCGGTGATCGCCGCGATCCCCACCGTCGTGCTGTTCCTGATCTTCCAACGGAACATCATGTCCGGCCTGACCACCGGCGGCCTCAAGGGCTGA